In Acidobacteriota bacterium, the DNA window GGTCTGGCGGTTGCTCGCAACAGAAAGAAGCCCGCGACCGCGATCACCACGACTGCCAACACTATGAGTTTCGTCAGTCTTCTCATCCGACTGGCTTGAGCTGCCTGGCTGAAGTTGTTGGTGCTAGGTCGCGCAGACGGCTGGCGCGACGCCAGATTATACAGACGATGTGGATGAATCAAAAATCAGATCGGCGGATTGACCGAGCGGCGCCGCGTGGAAGGTTGGAGCGGCCACCGTTTGCGCGGTGCGCGTTTCGTAGACCAATCCCGGACGTGAGTGCCTCCAACTTCAGCTTCAATACATTCGCTCAAGCTTGATCCCCGTGTAGTACTTTTGAAGAATCGCCGTGTACGTGTAGCCATCCTTCGCCAATCCATACGCACCAGTCTGGCACATTCCAACACCGTGGCCCCAGCCTCGTCCCGTAAACACAAACGCGACAACGCGGCCTCCCGTATCAGTCTCGCGGTCGACTACGAAGAGATATTCCTTCACGCCGAGCGCCGCCCGAATCTGAGGGCGGCGCAATCGCACGTGGCCTTCATCCCCTTTAACTTCGACCTCCGTTACCCGGCTTGAAGAGCTGAAAGCCACCGGCTCGATTTCCTCAACTCGTCCGACCTTTATGCGGGCGCGAGTGAGCCGCTGCTGGAGATCTTCGACTGGAACGCGCTCTTGCCACTGAGCCACGCTCGAAAAGCGGTCGCTCGAAGCGCCGCGCTCTGAAGCTGCTGCTTCGAGGAAGTCCACCAGCCCCGCGGCGTTCAGATGGTAGGTGACGCGCTCGCCGCCTACGAGCGGTAGCCGGTCAACCACGTAGCTCTCGCCGCCCACGTTACGGAACAACCACGCGTCGTCGGCGACTTCGATGCCGTTAGGTTGGACATTTCGCTGTGCACCGTCTTGCGCCGTGAACTTCGGGGGCGCGAGATCCTTTGCCGCAACTCCCGGCGGGTTGTTTTCGCGCGTCTCATCTTGCTGGGCGCGCGCAACGCGGGCGGGTGCGCTCGCGTTCACACTCGTGAAGCGCGAACCTTGCCCGCGCGTCCCAGCGTTAATCGACGCCAGGATCAAACGCCCATTTTCCGAGGCCGCCGAAGTTTCAACCTTGAAACCGGAGGTCTGAGCTTTGAAATTTGAGATTTGAGATTTGCGATCGGCGGTTGATTTCGAAAAGATCGCGTGAGCCAGAGTCTCAACCGCCTGTGCTCGGGTGATCGAAGTGCGTCCGTCAAGTGGCGCGCCGGCAGGCAGACGAAGTATGCCTTCTCTTAACAGCATCGCCATATCCGCGCGGGCCGCTCGAGGCAACTGTTCGGCTCGCAAGCCAGCGAGCAAGTAGTCGACGTCCGCCGGAGCCAGCAGCGTGCTCGCCCGGTTTTCGCCGTAGATCGATGCCGCAACCAGACGCGCGAACTCAACCAGCCGCGTCACGTCGCCGTACTCGAAACTGAGCTTCTCTCTTCGAGCGAGCCGCGCGATGTTTTCTATCCAGCTCTTCACCTCCGCTTGATCGGGCGAGCCGCGCAGATAGTTACTCGTCAAGCGGCGCGGAAGCGACAACCCGAGCACCGAAAGCAGCGCGACTTCTCGAGCGATCGATCGACCGTCGGTTCCGGCCAGGAGCTCCGGCGTTCGTTTGGTCGCGATGTCTCGCCCCGCAAGCGACTGCCGGTCAGAAGCGCACGCGACCCCGCGAAGATAGGCCACGGCCTTTCCTCCGAAAACTTCTTCGTTATTCTCGGTTCGGCCCCCGCAGTTGGCGGTGTATAGCGCTTCTATGGGCGTGAGTTTTCCATCTTCGTCCGGAAAGACCGCAACCACGCCGCGCGTCTCGTGGATTGCGCGATTGGTCAGCTCGCGTTCCGAGGAGCGCCCGCCGTACACCTGATCGCGAGTGTCGTCGACAAGATCGAATCCATCATCTCGATGACGGCTCATGCGCGCGAGCGCGTAAGAGCGCGCCGCGATCGCTTGCGCCTTTAACGCTTCGATCTCGGGATAGGCGCCCGGGGAAAGTTCCATCGGCACCACCCCGCAAAGATAGTCTTCAAGCGGGAGCGCGTTCACCACATTGATCCGTCCGCGCGAGTTCAAAATGAGATGTATCTCGCCGCGATACTCTCTTTCTCCCACTCGAACCGTCTGCGGTCCTGAAGCAGAGACGTTTGAGGCCGCAATTGCGCTATCGCCCGGTTGGGTTCGTTCTCTGGAACTACTCGACAAGATCGGCTCGCTGCTGCGTTTGTCGCGCCGCTGCTCGGCCGCCGCGGAGACTATCAGTTCGTTCCCGCTTGAAAGCGCGATCTTATCCGCGGACAGCCCGACTATCTGAAGCTCGCCGCGTCCCGGCTTCACGCTCGAACGATCGGTCGAGTAGCCGGCTTGAGCTTTGTGTTTTGCGGCACGGGCATTTGTGTCGCTGCCCGAGTCCGGCGCGCGGCTTTCTGTCGCGTTCGAATCGGTCACTATTCGCAAGTCTTCGTAATCCTTCGCGCGCAAGCGCTCCAGCATGCGCGCCGCCTCGTTTCGAGTTTTGAACTCACCGATCAACACCTCGTATTCTTTGTGCTTCTCGTCGAAGGCCATCGTCACCGGCTCGGAGAATTTCTTCTTGAGCTCGTCGATAAGTTTGCGGGCGCGGCGCGATTCAGAGAAAGCCCCCAGGCTCACACGATACGAGGATTCGTTGGAATGGAGCGGCGCTGCCTTGTCGGATTGACGGCGCAATTCCACGCGCAGCGTTCCGCTCGAGATTTTCTTGCCCTCATCGAGGCTCGCGGGCGCGCGATTCACAACGAGGCCGGATGAACAACTGAGCGCGACCGACGTGACATCGGTCATCAGCGCGATTCGAATGATGGGACCATCGGGCGAAGGAGACTTAGCGCGGCCGGCTTGCGGTTCTACGGTGCGAGGGCGAGTGGAGCTTCTATCCTCGCTTTGTTGGTTGCTCCTGGCACGATCCTTTGAAGATGAGGATTGTTTCTGTGCGGGCACCGCTCCGGCGAAGGTGACGGTCGCCGCAAGCAAGGCGCTTTGAGCACAGCCCGAGACAACTAGTGCCAGAGCGAATGCCAGACCGAATGCGAGACGACGCGCTGGACGCCCGCTTCTATTCACGATGTTCATAGCAGGACTACAGGGTGAAAAAATAAACCGTAACCGTAAAGGTTAGGGCATCGCCTGCGGCTTGGGGGAATCCTTCAAAGGGACTTGCAGTATATATAGCTTGTCTTGCGTAGTCGTCAAGCACTGAGTAACCCGTCGAGCGCGCGAGCCGGGTGGTCAAGATCTGGCCGTCGCGTTTGATGACCAGCAGGAAGTCGGCCGAGACCTTATCTCTAAGAACGTCCTTGATCCACTCGCGCGGCATGATTCGCTCATTGGCTTTCCGGATCTTTGCGCGCACCAAAGCCATGTACTGGCCCTGTGCCGCTTCCAGTCCGAGGGCGCTGGACTCCGATCTGTTGCCGCGTCGCACCCCGGCCGCCGTTGCGTCCGATCCAGCGGTGTTGTTGGGAATCACGTCTGGCTTTTGTGCGGGCGTTGGCGGGGTGGGGACGGCCTGCGTTGGAGGAGTCTGCGCGATCATCGCCTCATCGAGAACAGGGATGCGATTGGCTTGTATCGACGAGGTTTCGGGCGGAGTTGGTTGATGAGCTGCCGGTGCGGTACGGTCTCGGCCGCCGCTTCCACGCGAAGCCCTCAACTGTCTTTCGATCTGATCCGCGGAAGGGAGCCGCCCGGCATTGCCTTTCTGCGTCGAAGGCTTTGGAGAGCGCGCGACGAGGTGAACGTCATCGGCGGTCGCGGGATCAAACTGAAGCCGGTTGATATCGGCGCGTTCGAGAGGTTCGGGGGCCGTTCGCAGCGCGCGGTCGGGAGGGGGCGCTAACTCTATCAGGGTCACAAGCGACGCCTGGCTTCTACCACTGGCGATCGCTCGCATCATCGCCCACGAGTCGAGCTTGATGAGCGCTGCATAGAAGATGACGTGAACGACGACCGACACCGCAAGCAGAGAAGTGAATCTGCGGTCGCGGCCGACGTTTGACCACAATGATGCGAGAGGACCTGCTCCCCTCTCTTGGTCATCGGTGTATCTGTCTAGCGTCTTGAGCACAACTTCTTGAACGCGGTTTCTAGTTTCTGGTTTCTAGTTTCGGCGTTCGTGGTTCAGGGTTCGTGGTTCAGGGTTCAGGGTTCAGGGTTTCAAGTCGTTTGCTACTCATGAATGTCCGCTAGCTGAGTTCAAAGACGACCTCTCGAACTCTGAACCCTGAACCACGAACCCTGAACCCTGAACCCTGAACCACGAACGCCGACACTAGAAACCAGAAACTCTTTCCACTCTTTCAACCGCCAGCGAGTTAAAACGCCGCCTTATCTCTTTCATATCAAACGCATCGACTCTTGGATGAACCCGATTCGTAATTAGAACGAACACGCGCCGCTTGTGCGGGTCCATCCATATGCTTGCTCCAGTGAAGCCGTTATGGCCGAAGGCGGTCGGAGGAAGCGCCGGCCCGGCCGAACAGTCGGGCGTCTCCGCCAGTACCCACGCGAATGACCTCGACGTCGCGCAGCCCCGCGTGAAGTTGTCGCTGAACAAGTGAAGCGACTCGGACCGCAGAAGCTCGCTGCCAGGCAAGAACTGATTTGCCATCCGGAATACTTCGCGCGCAGTTGAAAACAATCCGGCGTGCCCGGCTACCCCGCCCATGAAGTGCGCGTTGCCATCGTGAACCTCTCCCAAAATCAAGTCCTTCCGCCACCGGTAGCGCGAGGAGATCGACGAAGACGCGCCGCCAGGCGACCTGACCGAGAGTTCCAGGAGCGAAGCTTCGTGGTCTTCCGCTGCGAACCGAATAGGCGTGTCAAAGCCCATCAACCGCCGCCGGGCAGTCACGTCGGCGACCGCGTTCGCAAGCTCAAACGACTGGCCGTGCTCGGTCGCCGCGATCTCGCGACGCAGTTCCGGCGCCGGGTTGAACATGGTGCGCTTCAGATCCAATGGCTCGAATATCTCTCTTTCCGCCAACCGGTCGAGCCGCTCGCCCGTGATCCGCTCCAGCACAAAGGCCAGAAGAATATAGTTTAGATCGCTGTAGATTACTTCACGCGGACCTTTCGGCTGCTGCGGTTCAAGCAGGATTTGGGAAATCGTGGCCGGGACATCCGCGCGAGTTTCGGCTTCCAGGTAAAGCGGGCGCCAGTTGGGCAAACCCGAGGTATGACTCATCAGTTGAGCCAGCGTGATCTCACGCTTGTCTTTATCATCAAACTCACTCAAGTACCGGGCAAGCGGCGCGTTCAAATCCAGTACTCCGCGTTCGGCGAATCTCACGACTAGCAGCGCCGTGACAAGCGGCTTAGTGAGCGAGGCGAGATCGTAGATTGTATCGAGGGTGACCGCTATGATCTCGGGCTCGATGACCGCGCGGCCCAATGCATCCTCGGCGACGATTTGTCCATCCTCGCCAATAACGTACTGCGCGCCGGGAAACGAGCCGCGCGCAATTTCCGATTGGAGATAGCTGGAAATGATTTCAGCGCTGTTTGCCATTAGTTCGCAACCGCTTTACTACTCAGAGAGTATAACGTCAGATTGCGATGGTTGAGAAGCAGGAGGGAGTGATGCGTGATCCGTGATTCGTGATGCGTGATCCGTGATGCGTGAACCGTGATGACTGACCACCTCATCCGGTCACGCATCACGCATCACATCTCATGCATCAGTCTTTCCCCGAAATCGGAACTCTCGTTGCCGGGCTGTTTCATAAAGCAGCATCGCCGCCGCAGCAGAGACGTTGAGCGATTCGACTCCGTCCGCCATCGGGATGTGCACGAACTCGTCGGCGTCTACCTCCGCAGACCCTGGTATCCCAGTTGCCTCGCTCCCGACGATCAAAGCGATCGGCACGGTCATATCCACCTCGACACACAGCTTGACCGTCGCCGCCCGAGCCGCATCCTCGATGATCGGTTGAGCTCGAGCTGGCATTGGGCACGAGGCGATTATCTTTATCTTATGCTCGCGGCAG includes these proteins:
- a CDS encoding SpoIID/LytB domain-containing protein, with the protein product MNIVNRSGRPARRLAFGLAFALALVVSGCAQSALLAATVTFAGAVPAQKQSSSSKDRARSNQQSEDRSSTRPRTVEPQAGRAKSPSPDGPIIRIALMTDVTSVALSCSSGLVVNRAPASLDEGKKISSGTLRVELRRQSDKAAPLHSNESSYRVSLGAFSESRRARKLIDELKKKFSEPVTMAFDEKHKEYEVLIGEFKTRNEAARMLERLRAKDYEDLRIVTDSNATESRAPDSGSDTNARAAKHKAQAGYSTDRSSVKPGRGELQIVGLSADKIALSSGNELIVSAAAEQRRDKRSSEPILSSSSRERTQPGDSAIAASNVSASGPQTVRVGEREYRGEIHLILNSRGRINVVNALPLEDYLCGVVPMELSPGAYPEIEALKAQAIAARSYALARMSRHRDDGFDLVDDTRDQVYGGRSSERELTNRAIHETRGVVAVFPDEDGKLTPIEALYTANCGGRTENNEEVFGGKAVAYLRGVACASDRQSLAGRDIATKRTPELLAGTDGRSIAREVALLSVLGLSLPRRLTSNYLRGSPDQAEVKSWIENIARLARREKLSFEYGDVTRLVEFARLVAASIYGENRASTLLAPADVDYLLAGLRAEQLPRAARADMAMLLREGILRLPAGAPLDGRTSITRAQAVETLAHAIFSKSTADRKSQISNFKAQTSGFKVETSAASENGRLILASINAGTRGQGSRFTSVNASAPARVARAQQDETRENNPPGVAAKDLAPPKFTAQDGAQRNVQPNGIEVADDAWLFRNVGGESYVVDRLPLVGGERVTYHLNAAGLVDFLEAAASERGASSDRFSSVAQWQERVPVEDLQQRLTRARIKVGRVEEIEPVAFSSSSRVTEVEVKGDEGHVRLRRPQIRAALGVKEYLFVVDRETDTGGRVVAFVFTGRGWGHGVGMCQTGAYGLAKDGYTYTAILQKYYTGIKLERMY
- a CDS encoding serine hydrolase domain-containing protein, whose protein sequence is MANSAEIISSYLQSEIARGSFPGAQYVIGEDGQIVAEDALGRAVIEPEIIAVTLDTIYDLASLTKPLVTALLVVRFAERGVLDLNAPLARYLSEFDDKDKREITLAQLMSHTSGLPNWRPLYLEAETRADVPATISQILLEPQQPKGPREVIYSDLNYILLAFVLERITGERLDRLAEREIFEPLDLKRTMFNPAPELRREIAATEHGQSFELANAVADVTARRRLMGFDTPIRFAAEDHEASLLELSVRSPGGASSSISSRYRWRKDLILGEVHDGNAHFMGGVAGHAGLFSTAREVFRMANQFLPGSELLRSESLHLFSDNFTRGCATSRSFAWVLAETPDCSAGPALPPTAFGHNGFTGASIWMDPHKRRVFVLITNRVHPRVDAFDMKEIRRRFNSLAVERVERVSGF
- a CDS encoding TonB C-terminal domain-containing protein, which codes for MLKTLDRYTDDQERGAGPLASLWSNVGRDRRFTSLLAVSVVVHVIFYAALIKLDSWAMMRAIASGRSQASLVTLIELAPPPDRALRTAPEPLERADINRLQFDPATADDVHLVARSPKPSTQKGNAGRLPSADQIERQLRASRGSGGRDRTAPAAHQPTPPETSSIQANRIPVLDEAMIAQTPPTQAVPTPPTPAQKPDVIPNNTAGSDATAAGVRRGNRSESSALGLEAAQGQYMALVRAKIRKANERIMPREWIKDVLRDKVSADFLLVIKRDGQILTTRLARSTGYSVLDDYARQAIYTASPFEGFPQAAGDALTFTVTVYFFTL